One window of the Rhipicephalus sanguineus isolate Rsan-2018 chromosome 4, BIME_Rsan_1.4, whole genome shotgun sequence genome contains the following:
- the LOC119391734 gene encoding ion-translocating oxidoreductase complex subunit C-like codes for MVTALMANSTCQAVVELQEVTVEAVRVVLEAAISAKAVEAEKAAVEAVEVKKAAVEVEKVVLEAAEAEKAPVKSVEVEKAAVELEKAALEAEKAAVEVEKAAVEVEKAAVELEKAALEAEKAAVEVEKAAVEAEKAAVEAVEVEKAVLEAAEAEKAPVEAVEVKKAAVEVEKAALEAEKATVEVVEAVKAPVEAVEVAKAVLEAAEAEKAAVEVVEADKVAVEVVEAEKAPVEAVEAMVQVLKAVLRVVVAVQVVVKAVVEAVEVEEAVEPVVEAVKAVVKVVEAMKMVFKAVETVQVLVEAGELQKAVARAVVISLEAVKVVVKATTPVEAGLCQSLEGAGTQERVESKVPQVEKVAPLVLKEVQEPVGSEVFQAPEQSVAMASADGTSWTRRENMSSQETQVIESRIGLEMATNANK; via the exons ATGGTCACCGCCTTGATGGCAAATTCCACGTGTCAG GCAGTAGTGGAACTGCAGGAAGTGACAGTGGAAGCGGTGCGAGTGGTATTGGAAGCGGCGATATCAGCGAAAGCGGTGGAAGCGGAGAAAGCGGCAGTGGAAGCGGTGGAAGTGAAGAAAGCGGCAGTGGAAGTGGAGAAAGTGGTACTGGAAGCGGCGGAAGCGGAGAAAGCGCCAGTGAAATCGGTGGAAGTGGAGAAAGCGGCAGTGGAATTGGAGAAAGCGGCACTGGAAGCGGAGAAAGCGGCAGTGGAAGTGGAGAAAGCGGCGGTGGAAGTGGAGAAAGCGGCAGTGGAATTGGAGAAAGCGGCACTGGAAGCGGAGAAAGCGGCAGTGGAAGTGGAGAAagcggcagtggaagcggagaaAGCGGCAGTGGAAGCGGTGGAAGTGGAGAAAGCGGTATTGGAAGCTGCGGAAGCGGAGAAAGCACCAGTGGAAGCGGTGGAAGTGAAGAAAGCGGCAGTGGAAGTGGAGAAAGCGGCATTGGAAGCGGAGAAAGCGACAGTGGAAGTGGTGGAAGCGGTGAAAGCGCCAGTGGAAGCGGTGGAAGTGGCGAAAGCGGTATTGGAAGCGGCGGAAGCGGAGAAAGCGGCAGTAGAAGTGGTGGAAGCGGATAAAGTGGCAGTGGAAGTGGTGGAAGCGGAGAAAGCGCCAGTGGAAGCGGTGGAAGCAATGGTACAAGTGCTGAAAGCGGTGTTGAGAGTGGTGGTAGCAGTGCAAGTGGTGGTGAAAGCGGTAGTGGAAGCTGTGGAAGTGGAGGAAGCGGTGGAACCAGTGGTGGAAGCAGTGAAAGCGGTGGTGAAAGTGGTAGAAGCGATGAAAATGGTGTTTAAAGCGGTGGAAACAGTGCAAGTGTTGGTGGAAGCGGGGGAACTGCAGAAAGCGGTAGCGAGAGCGGTGGTTATTTCGCTGGAAGCAGTCAAAGTGGTAGTCAAAGCGACAACACCGGTGGAAGCGGGATTGTGCCAGTCATTGGAGGGAGCTGGGACACAAGAACGAGTGGAATCGAAAGTTCCTCAGGTGGAGAAGGTAGCCCCACTGGTACTGAAGGAGGTACAGGAACCGGTGGGCTCGGAAGTATTCCAGGCACCGGAACAATCGGTGGCGATGGCGTCCGCCGATGGAACATCGTGGACAAGGAGAGAAAATATGAGCTCTCAAGAAACGCAAGTTATCGAGTCAAGGATCGGCTTGGAAATGGCGACAAATGCTAACAAGTAG